A region from the Halomarina litorea genome encodes:
- the rpl18a gene encoding 50S ribosomal protein L18Ae, which translates to MSQFTVSGRFQSRGGWRSFSKSVEAPNERVAREFAFSRFGSEHGLKRTQVRIDGVEA; encoded by the coding sequence ATGAGTCAGTTTACTGTGAGCGGCCGGTTCCAGTCGCGAGGCGGCTGGCGGTCGTTCTCGAAGTCGGTCGAGGCACCCAACGAGCGTGTCGCCCGTGAGTTCGCCTTCTCGCGGTTCGGCTCCGAACACGGGCTCAAGCGCACGCAGGTCCGCATCGACGGGGTGGAGGCATGA
- a CDS encoding translation initiation factor IF-6, with the protein MLRTALSGSTYVGVFARATDDCLLIRPDAPDDAVEEFAEELEVPALPTTVGGSSTVGALITGNENGLLASSRISDRERETIEEATDLPVTELPGRINAAGNVVLANDYGAYVHPDLPRNAVQAVKDGLDVPVERGELGGVRTVGTAAVANNEGVLCHPKSTDGELDFLEEHLGVHADIGTINYGAPLVGSGLVANDYGYIVGRETTGPELGRIEDALGYID; encoded by the coding sequence GTGCTCCGCACGGCACTCTCCGGGTCGACGTACGTCGGCGTCTTCGCACGGGCGACGGACGACTGCCTGCTCATCCGGCCGGACGCCCCCGACGACGCCGTCGAGGAGTTCGCCGAGGAGCTGGAGGTGCCTGCGCTGCCGACGACCGTCGGTGGCTCGTCGACCGTCGGCGCGCTCATCACGGGCAACGAGAACGGCCTGCTCGCGAGCAGTCGCATCAGCGACCGCGAGCGCGAGACTATCGAGGAGGCGACGGACCTCCCCGTCACCGAACTGCCGGGGCGCATCAACGCCGCCGGGAACGTCGTCCTCGCGAACGACTACGGGGCATACGTCCACCCCGACCTGCCCCGGAACGCGGTGCAGGCGGTGAAAGACGGCCTCGACGTCCCCGTCGAGCGCGGCGAACTCGGCGGCGTCCGAACCGTCGGAACCGCCGCGGTGGCGAACAACGAGGGCGTGCTCTGTCACCCCAAGTCGACGGACGGAGAACTCGACTTCCTCGAAGAGCACCTCGGCGTCCACGCCGACATCGGCACCATCAACTACGGCGCGCCGCTCGTCGGCTCCGGGCTGGTCGCCAACGACTACGGCTACATCGTTGGGCGGGAGACCACCGGACCCGAACTCGGCCGTATCGAGGACGCCCTCGGCTACATCGACTGA
- the ftsY gene encoding signal recognition particle-docking protein FtsY, with protein sequence MFDGLKEKLGRFREDAEEAAEQAAEEEAQAAAEADAEAAAEEPTEDGPPESAAGAEPAETAESPESVEADEAVDPEPASDRDPTPEPAADEVDDDDDDDEDGDDFTPSFGQRAKAFATGGVIIRPEHLDEPLEQLELALLSSDVEMTVAQEILQNIRERVEGTTRAQVQSTGQVVENALREALVDVISVGQFDFEARVRDADKPMVIIFTGVNGVGKTTTIAKLSRYFEDQGISTVLANGDTYRAGANEQLREHAEALGKKIITHEQGGDPAAVVYDAVEYARAHDVDVVLGDTAGRLHTSNDLMSQLEKIDRVVDPDMTLFVDEAVAGQDATQRARQFNEAAAIDGAVLTKADADSQGGAAISIAHVTGKPILFLGTGQGYEDIERFDPDRIVDRLLGGDEDAAPGEATA encoded by the coding sequence ATGTTCGACGGACTGAAGGAGAAGCTGGGGCGGTTCAGAGAGGACGCCGAGGAGGCCGCGGAGCAGGCCGCCGAGGAGGAGGCACAGGCCGCGGCCGAAGCGGACGCGGAGGCCGCCGCCGAGGAACCGACCGAGGACGGGCCCCCCGAGTCGGCGGCCGGCGCCGAACCGGCGGAGACGGCCGAGTCGCCCGAGTCCGTCGAGGCGGACGAGGCGGTCGACCCCGAACCGGCGTCGGACCGCGACCCGACGCCGGAACCCGCCGCCGACGAGGTGGACGACGACGATGACGATGACGAGGACGGGGACGACTTCACGCCGAGTTTCGGCCAGCGCGCGAAGGCGTTCGCCACCGGCGGCGTCATCATCCGTCCCGAACACCTCGACGAACCGCTCGAACAACTGGAACTCGCGCTCCTGTCGAGCGACGTGGAGATGACCGTCGCACAGGAGATCCTCCAGAACATCCGCGAGCGCGTCGAGGGGACCACCCGCGCACAGGTCCAGTCGACGGGGCAGGTCGTCGAGAACGCGCTCCGGGAGGCGCTGGTCGACGTCATCAGCGTCGGGCAGTTCGACTTCGAGGCGCGCGTGCGCGACGCCGACAAGCCGATGGTCATCATCTTCACCGGCGTCAACGGCGTCGGCAAGACGACGACCATCGCGAAGCTCTCGCGGTACTTCGAGGACCAGGGCATCTCGACGGTGCTCGCCAACGGCGACACCTACCGCGCGGGGGCCAACGAGCAACTGCGCGAACACGCCGAGGCGCTCGGCAAGAAGATCATCACCCACGAACAGGGCGGCGATCCCGCGGCCGTCGTCTACGACGCCGTGGAGTACGCCCGCGCACACGACGTGGACGTGGTGCTCGGCGACACGGCCGGTCGCCTACACACCTCCAACGACCTGATGAGCCAGCTAGAGAAGATCGACCGCGTCGTCGACCCCGACATGACGCTGTTCGTCGACGAGGCGGTGGCGGGACAGGACGCGACCCAGCGCGCCCGCCAGTTCAACGAGGCCGCCGCCATCGACGGCGCGGTGCTCACGAAGGCAGACGCCGACTCGCAGGGCGGCGCGGCCATCTCCATCGCCCACGTCACCGGGAAGCCCATCCTCTTTCTCGGGACCGGGCAGGGCTACGAGGACATCGAGCGCTTCGACCCCGACCGCATCGTCGACCGCCTGCTGGGCGGCGACGAGGACGCGGCACCCGGCGAGGCGACGGCCTGA
- the pfdA gene encoding prefoldin subunit alpha, giving the protein MSLGGGGGGGQMEQLQQQMQAIDQEIEALEEEIQGFRDEKGEADEAIEAIDRLDSGDTVQVPLGGGAYIRAEVSDIDEVVVDLGGGYAAERDEEGAVDSLERRKELLDEKIEGVEEEIEELEGESEKLEQQAQQMQQQQMQQLQQQMQQQQGEQDDE; this is encoded by the coding sequence ATGAGCCTCGGTGGCGGCGGTGGCGGCGGCCAGATGGAACAGCTCCAGCAGCAGATGCAGGCCATCGATCAGGAGATCGAGGCCCTCGAGGAGGAGATTCAGGGCTTCCGCGACGAGAAGGGCGAGGCCGACGAGGCCATCGAGGCCATCGACCGCCTCGACTCCGGCGACACCGTGCAGGTGCCCCTCGGCGGCGGCGCGTACATCCGTGCCGAAGTCTCCGACATCGACGAGGTCGTCGTCGACCTCGGTGGCGGCTACGCCGCGGAGCGCGACGAGGAGGGTGCCGTCGACAGCCTCGAACGCCGCAAGGAGCTGCTCGACGAGAAGATCGAGGGCGTCGAGGAGGAGATCGAGGAGCTCGAAGGCGAGAGCGAGAAGCTCGAACAGCAGGCCCAGCAGATGCAACAACAGCAGATGCAACAGCTCCAGCAGCAGATGCAGCAGCAACAGGGCGAGCAGGACGACGAGTAG
- a CDS encoding DUF5789 family protein, whose amino-acid sequence MMEDDSPPDRDRGIDFAGLGEALAAHDYPTTLSDLVAAHGDHTIRLQNGSRTFREVVGDHTDRQCESPEDARRTVLTLVDESAVGRKGYSDRDPPGPGDSERDEQSF is encoded by the coding sequence ATGATGGAGGACGATTCGCCGCCCGACCGCGACCGTGGCATCGACTTCGCCGGACTGGGCGAGGCGCTCGCCGCCCACGACTACCCGACGACGCTGTCGGACCTCGTGGCGGCCCACGGCGACCACACGATTCGCCTGCAGAACGGGTCGCGGACCTTCCGTGAGGTGGTGGGCGACCACACCGACCGGCAGTGCGAGTCGCCGGAGGACGCCCGGCGGACGGTGCTCACGCTGGTGGACGAGTCCGCCGTGGGGAGAAAGGGGTACTCGGACCGCGACCCGCCGGGGCCGGGTGACTCGGAGCGGGACGAACAGTCGTTCTGA